ACACCTTGAAAAACCTAAAATTTGATTCTGCAAACTCTAAGAAAATAAGAGTGGTTCCTCTTCAAGAATAATTCTTAAACCCGATTTACCTACAATACAAACTTGCTATTCTTGTTCTGCACTGCATTCATCTCACATCCAGCACTTTTAAAGTGTCTTAGAATTCCTACTTTTCTAGGATCACGCAGACTCTCACAAACTTTTAAATACCTTCTTGGAATGTATATCGAGTAATGGATTACGAAGCAGTTCAAAAAAAGTGGCGTGAGAAATGGGAAGAAGATGACATCTTCAAAGCTGAACCTGACGACCGCCCAAAATTCTTCCTCACTTTCCCCTACCCTTATGTTAACGGCTATGCACATTTAGGACATGTATTCACCGCAACTCGTGTTGATGCCTTTGCAAGATTCAAAAGACTGCAAGGGTTTAACGTTCTTTTTCCACAAGGATGGCATGCAACAGGATCTCCTATTGTCAACGCAGCAAAAAGAGTAAAAGAACGTGAAGAAACACAAATACAAATTCTCAAACAAATGGGTATTGATGACGTCACACCCTTTGAAGACCCTAAGTACTGGGTAGAGTTTTTCGTTCCACAGTTCAAAGAAGATTTCAAATCACTAGGAGCATCCATCGACTGGTCACGTGAATTCGTAACTACTTCAATCAACCCGCACTATGATGCGTTCATCAGATGGCAATTCAACACCCTTAAGAAAAAAGGATATGTCATCCAAGGAAAATTTCCCGTAGTCTGGGACCCCGTATTAAACACAGCAGTAGGAGATCACGACCGATCAGAAGGAGAAGGTGAAACCCCACAAGAATTCCTCCTCATAAAATTCAAAATGGGCGATGAGTACCTCGTCGTTGCAACGCTTCGTCCCGAGACCATGTTCGGACAAACCAACCTCTGGGCAAACCCGAAAATAACCTATGTGCGAGCAAAAGTCAACGATGAGACCTGGATCATCTCAGAACCTTGCCTAAAAAAACTAGAGCAACAAGGATACTCTGTTTCTAAAATTGGAGAGGTTTGCGGAGAATCACTGATAGGAAAAAAAGCACTTGCCCCATTCATAGAACGAGAAATACCAGTACTCCCATCCTTCTTTCCAAAAGCAGAAAAAGGAACTGGTCTGGTAACCTCCGTTCCTTCTGATGCTCCTGATGATTACATCGGTTTGCGCGACTTATGGCAAGACGAAGAACTTTGCGCAAAGTACGGACTAGACCCAGAAGAAATCAAGAACATCAAAATAATTCCCATCATCAAAACAGACATTGGAGATCAAGCAGCGGTAACCATAGTTGAAGAGATGGGAATCAAAAACCAACACGATCGCAAAAAACTCGAAGAAGCAAAAAAAATAGTTTACAAAAAAGGATTCTATGAAGGTGTTATGAATGATAACTGCAATGGCTATGCGGGAATGCCAGTGCAAAAAGCAAAAGAACTTATGAAAAGAGAACTGCTTGAAAATGGACAAGCACACATACTCTACGAGCTTACTGGACGCGTAGTGAGCAGAGGACTTAATGAATGCATTGTCAAAATCGTTGACGATCAATGGTTCATAGATTATGCGAATCCCCTTTGGAAAGAATTAGCACACACAGCGCTAAAAACAATAAAACTCTATCCTGAAAAAATACGTGCTCAATTTGAGTTCGTTATTGACTGGCTACACGAATGGGCATGCACACGTGAAGAAGGCTTAGGAACAAGACTGCCCTGGGATGAAAAATGGCTTATTGAATCACTCTCAGATTCAACCATTTACCCCGCATACTATACCATAGCGCCGTTTGTTCAACAACTCGACCCATCCGAGCTTACCGACGACGTTTTTGAGTACCTCTTCTACGGAAAAGGAACGGTGACCAACCCTTTGCTTATCCAAGCACGCGAACACTTTGAATACTTCTATCCTTGCGACTTTAGAAACTCAGGAAAGGACCTTGTTCAAAACCACTTAACGTTTTACATCTTCAATCACGTTGCTATTTTTGAGCCTTCAAAATGGCCCGCAGGCATAGGTGTTAATGGACACCTAATGGTTGATGGAGAGAAGATGAGTAAAAGCAAGGGTAACTTCTTACTTGCTCGAGAAGTTATCAAAGAATACGGAGCAGACGCCACACGACTAGCAGTGCTCAACGGAGGCGAAGGAGTTGATGATGCAAACTTTGAACGTGCATTTGCCCGAAGCGTGCAAGGACGCTTGAGAGGAATTTTAGACATCGTCTCAAAACATTATGGCAAAGGAAGAAGTGAAGTGACTGACGTTGACAAATGGCTAGAATCAAAAATGAACTCGCTTATTTCAGAAATCACTCCGCTTATGGAAGAAACACTCTTTAGAACAGCTCTTCAAAAAGTATTCTTTGAATATCAAAACATGATTAACAAATACCTCTCACGAGTTGATGAAGTCCACAAAGACATTTTCTCAACAGCACTTAAAAACTGGGTTGTCATGATATCCCCCTACGCACCGTTTACCGCTGAAGAAGCATGGTCAATAATGGGATGTGAAGGTTATGTCTCTTTAGCAAACTGGCCTCAAGCAGATCTTTCTAAAATAGATCCAACTGCAG
This Candidatus Woesearchaeota archaeon DNA region includes the following protein-coding sequences:
- the leuS gene encoding leucine--tRNA ligase, with the translated sequence MDYEAVQKKWREKWEEDDIFKAEPDDRPKFFLTFPYPYVNGYAHLGHVFTATRVDAFARFKRLQGFNVLFPQGWHATGSPIVNAAKRVKEREETQIQILKQMGIDDVTPFEDPKYWVEFFVPQFKEDFKSLGASIDWSREFVTTSINPHYDAFIRWQFNTLKKKGYVIQGKFPVVWDPVLNTAVGDHDRSEGEGETPQEFLLIKFKMGDEYLVVATLRPETMFGQTNLWANPKITYVRAKVNDETWIISEPCLKKLEQQGYSVSKIGEVCGESLIGKKALAPFIEREIPVLPSFFPKAEKGTGLVTSVPSDAPDDYIGLRDLWQDEELCAKYGLDPEEIKNIKIIPIIKTDIGDQAAVTIVEEMGIKNQHDRKKLEEAKKIVYKKGFYEGVMNDNCNGYAGMPVQKAKELMKRELLENGQAHILYELTGRVVSRGLNECIVKIVDDQWFIDYANPLWKELAHTALKTIKLYPEKIRAQFEFVIDWLHEWACTREEGLGTRLPWDEKWLIESLSDSTIYPAYYTIAPFVQQLDPSELTDDVFEYLFYGKGTVTNPLLIQAREHFEYFYPCDFRNSGKDLVQNHLTFYIFNHVAIFEPSKWPAGIGVNGHLMVDGEKMSKSKGNFLLAREVIKEYGADATRLAVLNGGEGVDDANFERAFARSVQGRLRGILDIVSKHYGKGRSEVTDVDKWLESKMNSLISEITPLMEETLFRTALQKVFFEYQNMINKYLSRVDEVHKDIFSTALKNWVVMISPYAPFTAEEAWSIMGCEGYVSLANWPQADLSKIDPTAEGIVEFVDDALGHIENLRTRLGKETLDTVSLGIAQPWKYIFAKEMMLKLKETFNVRELIEHFETVKGLEDHQEDVRKLIPAIVKKPSRLPKVFLSREDELTAASKVKMKLEKRYDCAVTIEEEGELADKAFPGSLAVRL